Within the Burkholderia sp. NRF60-BP8 genome, the region CCACGCTATCAAGCGCGTGAGGTGAGGGGAACTAGTTAGGTGGGGAGGTGCGACGCCGATGAAGTTGACAGGACGCCCGTAGCGAGTCGCCCTCGCGACGCATGCGATTGTGCGGGCACGCGCGGGTAAGCCCGAATGTGCTGATGGCGCCACGAGTCCACAATGAGGCCGGTCGATGATGGGGCGGCCGGCAGGAACTGCCGCATACGGTCCTGCTGGCCGCTTACACCTGGATCAAGCCGGTTGTGACGGCATGCACAGCTGCCGCGGTTCGACTGTTGATGCCCAGAATCTTCATCGCTTCGGCGATATGGTAGTCAACGGTATGGGGCGATATGCCAACAATGGAGGCGATCGCCCATGACGATTTACCCCGGGCAACCCACGCAAGGCACTCTTGTTGGCGCGGGGAGAGTTCAAGCGCCGGCTCAGGCCGATGGGGCTTCATCAATCGATGGAGCTCTTGATGAAAGAGCGCGCCTATTAAGCTCGCGAGCCGCATGTGGACTTCTGTCTTGATCTCCGGTGACGGACTGGCGAGATTCACCAGCAGGATGTCGCCGTTGGTCTCGCGAAGCGGGATACTCACGCCACTGGTTAATCCCGCGTCGCGTGCCTCACCGAGCACGCGTTGCTCGATGCGATTCAAGCCTCTGATGTCGGCCCATCGATAGGGTGTGGCACGGGCAAACGCCATCCGATGGACCGGATCGACCGGACCGTAGTCTCGTTGCGCGTAATGGGCGACCCAATGATCCGGATAGCGTGCGCAAAGCGTCTCGACCGCCATCGCGCGGCCGTTTCCCGTGTGTCTTCGTGAGACTCGGCTGATGGCAAAGCGTGGGAAGCCCAACGAAGCGGACACGTCACCGAACAACTTCAGCAAAGACGACAGGTCCACGGTATTGAGAAAGGCGGTGGCCAGCGGTACCCATCGGCCGGCCAGGCCTGATGTTAAAGGCTGCGGTACGGTGGGTGTGTCACCCGCGCCGCGTTGACAGACTCGATCCACTGGAGGCCCTCGGAGGAACTTCGCGCACTGGTGCGCGGCGCGGTGGCCGGATGTGCGTCGTTTTGGATTGAAGCAGCACAATGCGTGGCGATTGCAGGTGGCGCATGTTCTGCTATTGACCAATCGATCGCCATGCAAAAAGCAAGTGTAGTCGCTTGCAGCCGTATCACAGCCATAAAAATGTAATGTTTTGATACATCGACCCGCGCACTCGCGTATATCACGTCGATCCGCGGCTGCATGGCATGAGGCCATGGGCTTCCAGGGGCGATCGGGTGTGGAGTGTGCGCATCTAATGAATCAGCAATGCGGCAGCTGAAAATCCCCCTACGCCCTGCGCATAGAGCACCAAGGGGGCGCCTTGCGCGATTGGGCCGCAGTCAGCCAGGTTGATAAACGGGTCGCTTACGGTAACGTGTGCGATACGGGAAAAATTGTGCGCGAAAAGGCGCTCGGGTGGCAGACCCATCGATTGGACGAGACGCCGCCACGCAGGCTGATTCAGATGAGGCGGCAAGATGCGATCGAGCTCGGAGAGCGCAATGTGTGCATCCTGGGCGACTTTCGTGATGAGCTTTCGCGCGACGAGCTGGTACTGCGCAAGGAAACTCGCTTCGACCTGCCCTAGCATTCCGCGCCAGCCGCGACCGCTCGCATGCGTGGCCAGTGCGACGAGGCGATTGGTGCGCGCGTGGCGCTCGATCAACGCGGCGAATGCGCCGTCGCCGAGCAGCCCTGACGCGCCCATCGCACGTTCGGTCTCCATAGGCATCACGTCCGCCCCGACGAGCAGTACACGATGAACGGCGGGATGAGCGATGAACATTGCACGAATGATGCGCAACGCACCGAGCGAGGACGCACAGTGTTGCTGGGCAAACGGGAACGACGGGACGCCTACAAGGCGGAAATACTCGCATAGCTGCCGCGGCAAAGACACCGGCGGCGGCGTGATGCTACCCTGCAGCGTGTGAGTGTAGACCAGGCAGTCGATTGACTCGCGGGTGATTGGTGCATTGCGCAGCAGCGAGTCGACCGCTTGGATCGCGAGGCTGAAGGCACTTTGCCCGCGTGCCACGTGAAAATTGCGTACGCCGGCCTGCTCGAGCTTTGCCACTACAGCAGCGGGTTGGCCGGTGCGACGTGCCCAGTGGCGAACGGAGTCGACATGTTCCGGAAGATGGTAGGCGACACACGGGATGCCGATTGTGGTGTCTACCATGAGGAGTTCGCGCCAAGGGAGCGCGCGAGCAAAGGCGCACTATGTGCGTCGAGTAGCGCGCAGCCTACGTAGCCGCATGATGCGATATTCCATAGCAAGACGGTGTGCTGTGATGGGAAGGTATGCGTCTGGGCCATGCTCGTCAATTGTTCGATTGAATCCGCTGCACCGAGATTCGCATCGTGCGTGTGCACGCCTGCAAGCGAGGCGATGCCGAGTTCCTGCTGCAGTGCAGCTGCAAGCGCATGCGTGTGGCATTGTCCGACGGCGATGACGTCGCACGGGGCAATCGCGTGTTTTTCGAGCAGCGTGGCGATCAATTGCAGCATCGTTTGAAGTAGACGTGGGTCAGGATGCGCGTGGCGATGCGGCGAGTCGCCGCTTGGTGCCGGACAAGGATGGGTTTGAGCGTCGATGAGGCGCAAGCCGCGCGTGCTCGCACCAAAGCGTTCCAGAAGGAGGGCGGCGGCTGCGTCCCCTTGCAGTGGGCCCGTTCCAGTGTGGCGAGAAAACGGTGCCACCCACTTCTCTGCGGCAGCAATCAGGATCGTACGTAGGTCGCGTTCGGCGACGAACAGGTCCTGCGCCAGTCGTAAGGCCGTGAATGGGGCAGTGCTGCCCTGCTGCGAGATCGAGAACGAAAAACACGGGCTGCGCGGGGCGCCTACAACGCTTGCCAGACGCCCCGCGGTTGTTGTCGAGATATGTTCGTCAACACTGCTGTGGCAAAAAATGACGACGTCAACCGAGGCGGCAGCGCGAGGCCGAGCGGCACAGATCGCCCGCGTGACATATGCCGCAAGCCCAGACAGATCGGTGGTGTGGGCGATCGGCGCACGCAGGGACCTCTCCCTCGGACCGATACGAGGCATTGCTGTCGGCCCGAACGGTGTGCATTCGGTGCGCCACAAGGCCATCCATGCATCCCAGCCGGTAAGCGGCCTCGTCGTGGTGGGCTCCATGGCCGATACCTGTTCGTCGAGCTTCACGACGGGCGGCACGTAGGAGCACAGTGCGGTGACGACCGGGGGCATCATATTGGCGTCGGAAAGCTTAGGTCCTGCGGGAGCAGGTCGTAGAGCAGACGTCCCATGCGTTGGCCGTCGATGACATGGCAATCGCGTTGCAAACCGATAAGGCGAAACCCCAAACGTGCGAGCAGTCGCTGTGATCGAATATTGCGTTGCGCCGCCCACGCGCTAATGCAATGCAGTTTATCGCGCTCGAAACCTTCTCGAAGCACCTGTCCCGAAGCTGCGAGTGTTATGTTCGCGCATGCGGCGCGAGTGGGGTCGCGCAGCACCCAGAAGGAGCCGAGACCAAACCGGTGAGTAACATCGCTGATCGCGACCAGTCCGCTTGGGCGGTTCGTGCCGCGTACGCCAAATACGCGTAGCCGATGTCGATCACTTTGCGCCATCGCCTGGACCGCCAGTAAGGAAAGCGATTGTCGACCGAGGCCAAAGTCAAACCACTGCGCAATGGCCGGACGCGCAAGCCAATCGGCGATATCGCGCATATCGTCACAATTTGCTTCGCGCAGCCAGCACTCACGTGGCGACGTCGCGGATCTAACCGAATGGGGTTCGCACGCGCGGCGATGGCGGGAGCATTGGTGCGCATTCATGTCGATGCGCCGCTGTTGGAGTCGGACGTATGTCGATCCGTGAGCTGAGCGAGCGCCGTATCGACACGCATGAGCAACATCGCGAACCAATGACATGTCGTCAGGCGCGCCGCGGGCGGTAACCCTGAGACATAGCCGTGTGCGCCGCAAAGTTGAACTAGCTCATGGGTGAGCTCCATGGATTCGGCTGCAATGTGACGGACCAGCTGGCGCACGAGTGCGGTTGATATGTTCGGCTCGGCAAGCGTGAGCGCACGCAAGAAGAGATGCGTGCCTTGCGTTGCAATGAGCATGTCGGCCAGCCGCGTGGCCACGCGCTGATGCAGCATGATCGGCTTGCGAAATGCGCGTCGCTCGGCTCCGTAGCGCAGTGCAAATGCAACGTCGTGCTGCATGGCGCCGCTGAGCAAGGCCGACACGTACAGGGCGATGTTGGTGAGCCATATCTGGGACGGAGAATCACTTTGCGCGCCACACTGATCGATCGAGGCGAGTGGGGCGGCACACAGTGTGCCGTTGCAGCGCCATTGCTCAAGAGAAAGAGCGCCAAGCACAACGAGGCGGCGGCGGCATGCCTCAGCATCCCCGTGGGCCGAGTCGATGAGGGCGAGACCGCGGGCGTGCGGTGCGAGCATCAGCGTTGCAACGAGCGCGCAATCTTGATCGTGCAGATGCCAGAGCGTGGCGGCGTGAAAATCCGGCACCGTAAGCGCGATCGCGCACGTGCCGTTAAAGTAGTCACCGATGGGATGAGGCGCGAGCGCATCGAGCATGTCGTATGCGCGCAGCGTCATGAGCGCCGGAATGCTCTGAGTGAGTTGCGCGGCGCGTTCAATCGGGCCACAGGCCAACGTGCTTACAATACCGCACAGATCGTGCTGGCCAATAGCCATACCGCCCAGGGCCGTCGGCAAAATCATGGTTCCCAGATCCAGCGAGCTTGCATGCGTGACGATATCGCGCCAGCCCGCTTGCGACGGCGGAGCAGCGAGCAAAGGCTCGAGCTGGTCTCGAGCGAAGCGTTGGCAGGCGGTGACGAGTGCGCGCTGATCGTCAGATATGGCCCATGTCGGCGGCACCAGATCGGACGATGATGGTATAGGGTTGCGCATCATGGCTCTCTCCGTATTGGGTGTGAGTCATCGGTGTCAGACGAGCATCTCGATTGCTTCGGGATGGCTGAGGAAATCCCTGGGACTTGCCGAGCGCGCGTAGGCACCCGATTGCAGAACGACAACGAAGTCACCAATCTGAGCTTTGGGGAGCAGCAC harbors:
- a CDS encoding LuxR family transcriptional regulator, which gives rise to MLKLFGDVSASLGFPRFAISRVSRRHTGNGRAMAVETLCARYPDHWVAHYAQRDYGPVDPVHRMAFARATPYRWADIRGLNRIEQRVLGEARDAGLTSGVSIPLRETNGDILLVNLASPSPEIKTEVHMRLASLIGALFHQELHRLMKPHRPEPALELSPRQQECLAWVARGKSSWAIASIVGISPHTVDYHIAEAMKILGINSRTAAAVHAVTTGLIQV
- a CDS encoding 3-oxoacyl-[acyl-carrier-protein] synthase III C-terminal domain-containing protein; protein product: MVDTTIGIPCVAYHLPEHVDSVRHWARRTGQPAAVVAKLEQAGVRNFHVARGQSAFSLAIQAVDSLLRNAPITRESIDCLVYTHTLQGSITPPPVSLPRQLCEYFRLVGVPSFPFAQQHCASSLGALRIIRAMFIAHPAVHRVLLVGADVMPMETERAMGASGLLGDGAFAALIERHARTNRLVALATHASGRGWRGMLGQVEASFLAQYQLVARKLITKVAQDAHIALSELDRILPPHLNQPAWRRLVQSMGLPPERLFAHNFSRIAHVTVSDPFINLADCGPIAQGAPLVLYAQGVGGFSAAALLIH
- a CDS encoding 3-oxoacyl-ACP synthase — translated: MKLDEQVSAMEPTTTRPLTGWDAWMALWRTECTPFGPTAMPRIGPRERSLRAPIAHTTDLSGLAAYVTRAICAARPRAAASVDVVIFCHSSVDEHISTTTAGRLASVVGAPRSPCFSFSISQQGSTAPFTALRLAQDLFVAERDLRTILIAAAEKWVAPFSRHTGTGPLQGDAAAALLLERFGASTRGLRLIDAQTHPCPAPSGDSPHRHAHPDPRLLQTMLQLIATLLEKHAIAPCDVIAVGQCHTHALAAALQQELGIASLAGVHTHDANLGAADSIEQLTSMAQTHTFPSQHTVLLWNIASCGYVGCALLDAHSAPLLARSLGANSSW
- a CDS encoding GNAT family N-acetyltransferase, giving the protein MNAHQCSRHRRACEPHSVRSATSPRECWLREANCDDMRDIADWLARPAIAQWFDFGLGRQSLSLLAVQAMAQSDRHRLRVFGVRGTNRPSGLVAISDVTHRFGLGSFWVLRDPTRAACANITLAASGQVLREGFERDKLHCISAWAAQRNIRSQRLLARLGFRLIGLQRDCHVIDGQRMGRLLYDLLPQDLSFPTPI
- a CDS encoding acyl-CoA dehydrogenase family protein — encoded protein: MMRNPIPSSSDLVPPTWAISDDQRALVTACQRFARDQLEPLLAAPPSQAGWRDIVTHASSLDLGTMILPTALGGMAIGQHDLCGIVSTLACGPIERAAQLTQSIPALMTLRAYDMLDALAPHPIGDYFNGTCAIALTVPDFHAATLWHLHDQDCALVATLMLAPHARGLALIDSAHGDAEACRRRLVVLGALSLEQWRCNGTLCAAPLASIDQCGAQSDSPSQIWLTNIALYVSALLSGAMQHDVAFALRYGAERRAFRKPIMLHQRVATRLADMLIATQGTHLFLRALTLAEPNISTALVRQLVRHIAAESMELTHELVQLCGAHGYVSGLPPAARLTTCHWFAMLLMRVDTALAQLTDRHTSDSNSGAST